One Alkalicoccus halolimnae DNA segment encodes these proteins:
- a CDS encoding alpha/beta hydrolase, translated as MLYTYEQREKRLENTVTLLNKGPLDIISKNIPFFEKSKGLDAKAKEHLQTVDPSTHRPRGIEDLEAIRSGKDVENKNLSTVGEVETKHIHLPGRTLKIRIYNRSEEVKPALVYFHGGGFFERGMDVMENPCRLLAQKAGAVVVAIEYRLAPEFPYRQGLDDCLEGVRYVYEEAASLSINPELIGLVGDSVGGNLALGVDHLSQDEEWNICYVGLLCPLVDLSDISRQNWKIDHYDMSKDEPLIRRELLQMRESLFFIQTLYLKNLDDVLLPLVSPLLSKEKHELPAVTMITAEFDFLRIQGEDFSAQLLAAGVPVRHIEYKGMHHAFVKLLGYYPQAADAVKEIAGHFSSTVSSYRSKS; from the coding sequence ATGCTTTATACATACGAGCAAAGAGAAAAGAGGCTGGAAAATACGGTCACCTTATTAAATAAAGGCCCGCTGGATATCATCAGCAAAAACATTCCATTTTTCGAAAAATCAAAAGGACTGGACGCAAAAGCAAAAGAACATCTGCAGACGGTCGATCCATCGACGCATCGTCCAAGGGGTATTGAAGATCTGGAAGCGATCCGCAGCGGAAAAGACGTTGAAAATAAAAATTTAAGTACAGTAGGAGAGGTAGAGACAAAACATATTCATCTTCCAGGAAGAACGCTGAAAATAAGAATATACAACCGCTCGGAGGAGGTGAAACCTGCACTTGTCTATTTTCACGGTGGAGGCTTTTTCGAACGCGGAATGGACGTCATGGAGAATCCCTGCAGGCTGCTTGCTCAAAAAGCGGGAGCCGTTGTAGTTGCAATAGAATACAGGCTCGCTCCTGAATTTCCTTACAGGCAGGGATTAGATGACTGTCTGGAAGGCGTGCGGTATGTTTACGAAGAGGCTGCCTCCCTTTCTATTAATCCTGAACTTATCGGTCTTGTTGGGGACAGTGTAGGGGGAAATCTTGCACTTGGAGTGGATCATTTGAGCCAGGATGAAGAATGGAATATATGCTACGTCGGTCTTTTATGTCCGCTCGTTGATTTATCGGATATTTCAAGGCAGAACTGGAAAATTGATCATTATGACATGTCTAAAGATGAACCTCTCATCCGCAGGGAGCTGCTTCAAATGAGAGAATCTCTTTTCTTCATTCAGACGCTGTATTTAAAAAATTTAGATGATGTGCTTCTTCCGCTTGTGTCTCCTCTTTTGAGTAAAGAAAAGCATGAATTACCTGCTGTGACGATGATAACCGCTGAATTTGATTTTCTGAGAATCCAGGGAGAGGACTTTTCAGCTCAGCTTTTGGCGGCGGGAGTTCCGGTACGTCATATAGAATATAAAGGGATGCATCATGCATTTGTCAAACTGCTCGGTTATTATCCTCAGGCAGCTGATGCAGTAAAGGAAATCGCAGGTCATTTCTCCAGCACAGTTAGCAGTTACCGGAGCAAAAGTTGA
- a CDS encoding TerC family protein — protein sequence MEWSIVLQYGWILLVLVVLEGVLAADNAMVLAVMVKRLPADKRKKALFYGLAGAFVFRFAALFAIALLITIWQIQAAGALYLLIISLHHFLRNKFKNYPEKIKNSGRSMNEAGFWTTVMKVEVADIAFAADSLLAAVALSVTLPDTSMPAVGGMDGAQFFTVLTGGLMGVILMRFAAGYFVKLLSRKPGLEHTAYAIVGWVGVKLAVHTLAHPALSFLPEHAAESTAWKLTFYTILVFLAVSGWFLSENRKEDTTSDN from the coding sequence GTGGAATGGAGCATAGTATTACAGTACGGCTGGATCCTGCTCGTTCTGGTGGTTCTGGAAGGTGTGCTTGCTGCCGATAACGCTATGGTTCTGGCTGTTATGGTAAAAAGACTCCCGGCGGATAAAAGAAAAAAAGCTTTATTTTACGGTCTTGCCGGCGCATTCGTGTTTCGTTTTGCTGCTCTGTTTGCGATCGCGCTGCTGATTACCATCTGGCAGATTCAAGCGGCCGGTGCCTTGTATTTATTAATTATTTCCCTTCATCATTTTTTGCGGAATAAGTTCAAAAATTATCCAGAAAAAATTAAAAACAGCGGGAGATCAATGAATGAAGCTGGTTTCTGGACGACTGTAATGAAAGTAGAAGTCGCAGACATTGCCTTTGCAGCAGACTCCCTCCTCGCAGCTGTCGCTCTTTCCGTCACGCTTCCGGATACTTCCATGCCTGCAGTAGGCGGTATGGATGGCGCCCAGTTTTTCACTGTTTTGACGGGGGGACTGATGGGAGTTATCCTGATGAGATTTGCGGCCGGATATTTTGTTAAACTGCTTTCCCGTAAGCCTGGATTGGAACATACCGCTTACGCTATCGTCGGTTGGGTTGGCGTGAAGCTGGCTGTCCATACTCTTGCCCATCCTGCTTTATCCTTCCTTCCTGAACATGCAGCTGAATCGACAGCCTGGAAATTGACCTTTTATACGATACTCGTCTTTCTTGCTGTTTCAGGCTGGTTTTTATCTGAAAACCGAAAAGAAGACACCACTTCTGATAATTGA